The genomic stretch ACGCACGGCGGGGTGTCCCGGCGAGCCAGGGTCACTGCGCGGGCCCGCCTGGAGCTCGAAGGTGGGGTTGTCGTTCAGCAGCGACGCGGCGGCCGCCACGGGGCCCTGGGCCTCGGCGGCGCGGCCCGCGGCTTCCAGCAGTGCGGGTGCGCGCTGGCGGGCCAGGGCCAGGGTTTCTTCAAGAGACAGCGCGGCGTCGGCGGAGCCCGGCTGGGCCGCGGCGACACGCGGAAATAGGAGTGTGGCGGCGAGCCCGAAGGCTGCCACCGTGAGTGGATGGGGCACGGCGATGACCTCGCGAAAGGGAGGCGTGCGTCAGGTGGAGCGTGCCCCGCGATGACACACGGGCACACTTGTCCTGGCGGACGCGAGCGAACGAGACGGCGGACGCGACCTACGCGAGGGGTGCTATCGGGACGTGGAGGATGTCACCCCCGTCGGCCGACAACGGTTCGGCCTTCTCGTAGGCGACGCGCAAGGGCCGCGACACGAGCAGCACGAAGGAAGGCGGCGGGGCATGCGCGGCCACGGAGCGCACGTGGCTACAGCAGGTGCAGTCGATGCAGTCCGGGGCGCACTGCCCCTGGTCATCATCGTCCGGGCAGCTCTGCGTGCAGACCTCGCCCACCGCGCCAGTGAGGGTGGGCATCAAGCCCCCCAGGCCCGGGGCGAACAGGAACAGGCAGACGATGAGCCAGATTCGGAGCACGCAGGCGGCCTTCTACCACGTTTCCAAACGCAATGCGTGCGAGGGGCTCACACTCAGCGAGCCTCCTCGCACGCAGGGGAAGAAGACTGTCAGGAGATTCCCTTGCGCAGCCGGTTCCAATCGAAGTTGGGCGCCGGGTCGTTCTTGCGGCCCTTGGGCACCGCCACGTCGGCGTGGCCCACGATGTTCTTCATCGGAATGTTGTGCTGCTGCTTCAGGTAGCCGGTGAGCTGGGTGAGCGACTTGTACTGCGCCTCGGTGAAGGGCGTCTTGCCGCTGCCGTCGTTCACGATTTCGATGCCGATGGAGCGGTTGTTGATGTCGGAGGGCACGCCGTGCAGCTCGCCCTTGCCCGCGTGCCAGGCGCGCTTGTCGTCACCGACCAGCTGATAGATCTTCCCGTCGCGGTCCACCATGTAGTGCGCGGACACCTTGCTCTGCGGATTGCGCATCCATGACAGGTCGCCCGCGCCGTTGTTGGTCGCGGTGTGGTGCATGACGATGGTGTCGATCTTCGTCCCGCCGCGCGAGTTCTGGTTCGGCGAGGGCGCGTTGATGACCGCGGGCTTGGTGAACTTGCCGCCCGGGGTGGTGGGCGTGGTGGGGCCACTGGTGCCCAGTGCCTTCTTCAGCGCCGCGTGCGTGAGGTCACCGTAGAAGCCGGTGGCGGGCAGCTTGTTGTCCGCCTGGAACTTCTTCACCGCCGTTTCCGTCTGCGGACCGAAGGAGCCGGGACCGGTGGTCACCTGGGCCTTCGTCATGTAGCCCACCTTCACGAGCGCATCCTGCAGTTGCTTCACCTTGGGCCCGGAGTCGCCCTTGCGCAGGCCCGCGGGCGGCGCGGAGACCGTGGCGGCTGCTGCGGCGGCGGTGCGGGGGGCCTGCGCCTGAGTGGCGCGGAACACGGAGGAGAGCGAGGGCAGGCGAAGGCTCATGAGGGCTTCCAGGGGGTAGAGGCTGCGTGAATCTGCCCGGATTATCGGCGCCCAGTCCCCGGGAGTTGCGTAGCTCCCGGGGCGAACTTGAGTGGCTGGATTCAGCTGGATTGCACTTTTTCAGGCTGTCTGAGTTTCGGCGGGCAGGGGTGGCTCTCCTGTGCCTTCCTCTGGCTGTTCCTGGGGAAGGTGGCGCCGCTTCCAGAGGGCGAAGATGGCCGGATACACGGTCAGCTCGAGTAAAAACGACGTCACAAGGCCGCCCACCAGCGGCGCGGCGATGCGCTTCATCACGTCCGCGCCCGTGCCGGTGCTCCACAGCACGGGGAGCAGGCCAATCATGTCCGTCATCACCGTCATCAACTTGGGACGGATACGACGCGCCGCGCCATCAACGATGGTCTCCGTCAGGTCGGCCATGGAGCGCAGCCGTCCCTCCTGGTCCGCCTTCTTATGGGCCAGGGTGAGGTAGAGCAGCATCACCACGCCCGTCTCCGCGTCCAGCCCGGCCAGGGCGATGAGCCCCACCCACACGGCGATGCTCATGTTGTAGTCGAGCAGGTACAGCAGCCACACCGCGCCAATCAGGCTGAAGGGCACCGCCAGCAG from Myxococcus xanthus encodes the following:
- a CDS encoding N-acetylmuramoyl-L-alanine amidase, whose protein sequence is MSLRLPSLSSVFRATQAQAPRTAAAAAATVSAPPAGLRKGDSGPKVKQLQDALVKVGYMTKAQVTTGPGSFGPQTETAVKKFQADNKLPATGFYGDLTHAALKKALGTSGPTTPTTPGGKFTKPAVINAPSPNQNSRGGTKIDTIVMHHTATNNGAGDLSWMRNPQSKVSAHYMVDRDGKIYQLVGDDKRAWHAGKGELHGVPSDINNRSIGIEIVNDGSGKTPFTEAQYKSLTQLTGYLKQQHNIPMKNIVGHADVAVPKGRKNDPAPNFDWNRLRKGIS